From Amphritea atlantica, a single genomic window includes:
- a CDS encoding PQQ-dependent catabolism-associated beta-propeller protein, whose translation MLVKTFKSVALVSLLLVAHQSQAKSGYVFVSSEKDDRVTVFEAKSMDKVTAIKTSERPRAMKLSKDGALLYVACGDADAIDVIDVATLKVQKSIEIGEDPDRFDLSPDEKYLYASNEDDGLVTVYSLEDDRKVAEIEVGEEPEGVLVSADNRRVYVTSEVANMVHVIDVESRELIENIVVGNRPRRMLLTPDQKQLWVSNEVGGTISILDTESYQPVAELTFSLRGVRAESISPVGMVMTKDGQRAYITLGGANHVAVVDIAANKVIDYILVGKRAWGITLNHDESRLYVTNGKSDDLAVIDTQRLKVIRSVPAGRVPHDVVVDD comes from the coding sequence ATGCTTGTTAAAACCTTTAAATCGGTGGCGCTGGTATCGCTGTTGTTAGTGGCACATCAGAGTCAGGCAAAAAGTGGATATGTTTTTGTCAGCAGTGAAAAAGATGACCGGGTCACCGTATTTGAAGCAAAAAGTATGGATAAAGTAACGGCGATTAAAACCAGTGAACGCCCAAGGGCGATGAAGCTGAGTAAAGATGGCGCACTGCTCTATGTTGCCTGTGGTGATGCGGATGCGATCGATGTGATCGATGTGGCGACGCTTAAAGTCCAAAAGAGTATTGAGATCGGTGAAGACCCTGACCGCTTCGATCTGTCACCGGATGAGAAATACCTCTATGCCTCTAACGAAGATGATGGACTGGTCACCGTTTACTCATTAGAAGATGACAGGAAAGTGGCCGAGATTGAAGTGGGTGAAGAACCGGAAGGGGTGTTGGTCTCTGCGGATAATCGCCGGGTCTACGTGACCTCTGAGGTCGCTAACATGGTCCATGTAATTGATGTAGAGAGTCGTGAACTGATTGAGAATATTGTGGTGGGCAACCGCCCCCGACGGATGCTGCTGACCCCCGATCAGAAGCAGCTCTGGGTCAGTAACGAGGTGGGCGGTACCATTTCGATTCTGGATACGGAGTCTTATCAGCCCGTCGCTGAGCTGACTTTTTCTCTGCGAGGCGTGCGTGCGGAAAGTATCTCTCCGGTTGGTATGGTGATGACCAAAGATGGTCAACGAGCCTACATCACACTGGGTGGGGCTAATCATGTGGCGGTGGTTGATATAGCGGCTAACAAAGTGATCGATTATATTCTGGTGGGCAAACGGGCCTGGGGAATTACCCTTAACCATGACGAGAGCCGGCTCTATGTCACCAATGGCAAGAGTGATGATCTGGCGGTGATTGATACGCAGCGTCTGAAAGTGATCAGGTCGGTACCCGCAGGGCGGGTGCCCCACGATGTTGTGGTAGATGACTGA
- a CDS encoding ABC transporter substrate-binding protein, giving the protein MSLRRAVLLLALLLSSSVSAAELQTVSIALIEYANDPRYREDVIDARYQAQPWGRLDTAVELAMKESRFAAQKNGVKFELAKYDVDELSRLPALMRRLQAEGTQFLLLDLPAEGVKLAADAAQGSGTVLFNLSALENNLRDADCYANLLHIAPSRRMLTDAMAQYLISKKWKEVLVLHSDTEADQRYLDSLQASAKKFGLDLVALKSYTLGNDPRQRYQNNIALLTAKYDYDVVYVVDSRGEFAVDVPYSIIKPRPVVGASGLVADWWHWAWERNGAPQVNKRFKKKAKRQMTGFDWSAWLAVKVIAQAMLDLPTSDNRAVTAESLFHTIRSESFKLDGAKGYPLNFRPWNNQLRQPVFLTSLNRVIGRAPIDGFLHPMNNLDVLGSDHDEGRCQLNPGGSL; this is encoded by the coding sequence ATGAGTCTCAGGCGGGCTGTCTTATTGCTGGCATTGCTTTTGTCATCCTCGGTATCGGCAGCGGAGCTTCAGACAGTCAGCATCGCCCTGATTGAATACGCAAACGATCCCCGTTACCGGGAAGACGTCATCGATGCCCGTTATCAGGCTCAACCCTGGGGTCGACTCGATACGGCCGTTGAGCTGGCGATGAAAGAGTCCCGCTTTGCAGCGCAGAAAAACGGTGTGAAGTTTGAGCTGGCTAAATATGATGTCGATGAACTTAGCCGCCTGCCTGCGCTTATGCGGCGTTTGCAGGCTGAAGGCACGCAGTTTTTATTACTGGATCTTCCAGCTGAGGGGGTAAAACTGGCCGCTGATGCTGCACAGGGTAGCGGTACTGTTCTGTTTAACCTTAGTGCCCTTGAAAACAACCTGCGGGATGCAGACTGTTACGCTAATTTGCTGCATATAGCACCTAGCCGTCGGATGCTGACTGATGCGATGGCGCAGTACCTGATCTCTAAAAAATGGAAAGAGGTGCTGGTGCTGCACAGTGATACGGAAGCCGATCAGCGCTATCTCGATTCATTACAGGCGTCCGCCAAAAAGTTTGGTCTCGATCTGGTCGCCCTTAAGTCATACACGCTGGGGAATGACCCCCGCCAGCGCTACCAGAACAATATCGCCCTGTTAACCGCTAAGTATGATTATGATGTGGTCTATGTTGTCGATAGCAGGGGAGAGTTTGCCGTCGATGTGCCGTACTCCATCATTAAACCACGACCAGTGGTCGGTGCATCCGGGCTGGTGGCAGACTGGTGGCACTGGGCCTGGGAGCGTAATGGTGCTCCTCAGGTCAACAAACGTTTTAAAAAGAAAGCGAAGCGGCAGATGACCGGCTTCGATTGGTCAGCCTGGTTAGCGGTGAAGGTGATTGCCCAGGCAATGCTCGATCTGCCTACGTCTGATAACCGCGCTGTCACCGCTGAATCACTGTTTCATACGATACGTTCTGAATCGTTTAAGCTGGATGGTGCCAAAGGCTATCCGCTGAACTTCCGCCCCTGGAACAATCAGCTCAGACAACCCGTTTTCCTCACCTCGCTGAACCGTGTCATCGGGCGTGCGCCCATTGATGGTTTCCTGCATCCGATGAATAACCTCGATGTGCTCGGCAGTGATCATGATGAGGGGCGCTGCCAACTGAATCCGGGAGGCAGTCTGTGA
- a CDS encoding ABC transporter permease, whose product MHAINAFSALSARETSKFMRQKGRLFSALVRPALWLLVFAAGFQNVFGVAVIPPYESYIEYEVYITPGLLCMVMLFNGMQSSLSMVYDREMGLMRLLLTAPLPRWYILFSKLMAGTLLSLLQVYSFMIICWLFDVDIPLYGALTALPAFILAALMLGALGLLLSVSVKQLENFAGMMNFVIFPMFFISPALYPLWKLEEAGAELVYQVAQYNPFSHAVELVRFALYGQFNWLSLGVVSGAFILFFSLAVWGYDPQKGLVGRSKSGG is encoded by the coding sequence ATGCATGCGATCAATGCATTCAGCGCACTGTCCGCCCGCGAGACCAGCAAGTTCATGCGTCAGAAAGGGCGTCTGTTTTCAGCACTGGTGAGGCCCGCCTTATGGCTTCTGGTGTTTGCCGCCGGTTTTCAGAATGTCTTCGGGGTAGCGGTTATCCCCCCGTATGAATCTTATATCGAGTATGAGGTGTACATCACGCCGGGTCTGTTGTGTATGGTGATGCTGTTCAACGGTATGCAGTCATCTTTGTCGATGGTGTATGACCGGGAGATGGGGCTGATGCGTCTGTTACTGACAGCGCCACTGCCGCGCTGGTATATCCTGTTTAGTAAACTGATGGCCGGGACACTGTTATCGCTGTTGCAGGTGTACAGCTTTATGATTATCTGCTGGCTGTTTGATGTGGATATCCCGCTCTATGGTGCGCTCACCGCACTGCCTGCGTTTATCCTCGCCGCGCTGATGCTGGGGGCGCTGGGGTTGTTACTTTCGGTATCGGTGAAACAGCTGGAGAATTTCGCCGGGATGATGAACTTTGTAATCTTCCCCATGTTCTTTATCTCGCCGGCGCTCTACCCGCTGTGGAAACTGGAAGAGGCGGGTGCAGAGCTGGTGTATCAGGTCGCGCAGTACAACCCCTTTAGTCACGCCGTAGAGCTGGTGCGTTTTGCCCTGTATGGCCAGTTTAACTGGCTATCACTTGGGGTCGTCAGCGGGGCCTTTATACTATTTTTTAGTCTGGCGGTGTGGGGCTATGATCCTCAGAAAGGCTTGGTAGGGCGGTCAAAGTCAGGCGGGTAG
- a CDS encoding HupE/UreJ family protein, whose amino-acid sequence MKKIYALFLILISSLLSSAANAHFSHFEPRIIHLYEANQDTIILMRMPLPLILLDDSWKGMDSKQEVPFTQRISAADTVEYLINHNEIRENLAELKTLITAGYSIKKNGQQQLYRVEAINIFNSDSRKPFSSLDTAQSNFNGDVSISADSRSLFDAGLDIRLRLPDTSLINDEITISSILGDKFNAINRLANIINLYRDDEKTSATTVGILDYSTTRQPSLTARLIDGFSSGFSHILIGTDHILFILLLFFSASGFIRLLSLATAFTIGHSFSLLFGNNLAITSPAFTPGIELLIALTICVTAILLLCKKAQHIGTTPILIIGVIHGFGFSFVFNELAREGSQTSLSNLLSFNVGIEAGQLFVYGLAFVLTALIRKHLTSARPIHVYVSLFTLVVSAYWIVTRSIPLIETMQI is encoded by the coding sequence ATGAAAAAAATATACGCACTGTTCCTCATCCTCATAAGCTCGTTACTCAGCTCAGCAGCAAACGCTCATTTCTCCCATTTTGAGCCAAGAATCATCCATCTGTATGAAGCAAACCAGGACACTATTATTCTGATGCGCATGCCGCTTCCCCTGATTCTTCTGGATGACAGCTGGAAAGGGATGGACAGTAAACAGGAAGTTCCTTTTACACAGAGAATATCCGCAGCAGACACCGTCGAGTATCTGATCAATCACAATGAGATCCGGGAAAATCTGGCAGAGTTAAAAACCCTGATCACAGCAGGATACAGCATCAAAAAAAATGGGCAGCAGCAGCTCTATCGTGTTGAGGCAATCAACATATTTAACTCAGACAGCCGCAAACCCTTCAGTAGTTTAGACACAGCCCAGAGCAATTTTAACGGTGACGTCAGTATCAGCGCAGATTCCCGTTCACTGTTTGATGCAGGACTGGATATCAGGCTAAGGCTACCTGATACCTCATTGATCAACGATGAAATCACCATCAGCAGTATTCTGGGTGATAAATTCAATGCCATTAATCGTCTCGCCAATATCATTAACCTCTACAGGGATGACGAAAAAACATCTGCAACAACGGTGGGGATTCTCGACTACTCAACCACCCGCCAGCCTTCGCTGACAGCACGACTGATTGATGGCTTCAGCAGCGGCTTCAGCCATATACTGATTGGCACCGACCATATCCTGTTTATACTGCTACTATTTTTCAGTGCTAGCGGTTTTATCAGGCTGCTGTCTCTGGCCACAGCGTTCACCATCGGACACTCATTCAGCCTGCTGTTCGGCAATAACCTGGCGATTACATCGCCTGCATTTACACCGGGGATCGAACTGTTGATTGCCCTGACAATCTGCGTCACCGCAATCCTGTTACTGTGCAAAAAAGCGCAGCATATCGGCACCACTCCGATACTGATTATCGGTGTTATTCACGGCTTTGGATTCTCATTTGTCTTTAATGAACTGGCACGGGAGGGTTCTCAAACCAGTCTCAGCAATCTGCTTTCGTTCAATGTCGGTATCGAAGCGGGCCAGCTGTTTGTCTATGGTCTGGCATTTGTACTGACCGCACTGATCAGAAAGCATCTGACCTCTGCCAGACCGATTCACGTCTACGTCTCGTTGTTCACCCTGGTGGTGTCGGCCTACTGGATAGTGACCCGTTCAATTCCACTGATTGAAACAATGCAAATCTGA
- a CDS encoding VOC family protein, whose product MKKIKILTASLFLFSLFIQQSQAGIPGMRGSQHLGFTVPNVEEATAFFKDIIGCESFYSIGPFGPFDNDWMTENLNVDKKAVISTAHLMRCGNGVNLEIFQYTSPDQRKTLPRNSDIGGHHLAFYVDDMATAVKYLEDKGIKVLGKPHTFTDTGMKGLTWVYFMAPWGMQLEIVSYPFGQGYEKEMGGRMWDPRY is encoded by the coding sequence ATGAAAAAAATAAAAATATTAACCGCATCACTGTTTTTATTTTCCCTTTTCATCCAACAAAGCCAGGCGGGTATACCCGGTATGCGGGGTAGTCAGCATCTGGGATTCACCGTCCCAAATGTTGAAGAAGCAACTGCTTTTTTTAAAGATATCATCGGCTGCGAATCTTTTTATTCAATTGGTCCTTTTGGTCCATTTGATAATGACTGGATGACAGAAAACCTGAATGTAGACAAAAAGGCAGTGATTTCCACCGCCCATCTGATGCGTTGTGGAAATGGTGTAAACCTTGAGATCTTTCAGTACACATCTCCAGATCAAAGAAAAACCCTTCCGCGTAACAGTGACATTGGTGGGCACCACCTTGCATTCTATGTAGACGATATGGCCACCGCTGTTAAATATCTGGAAGATAAAGGGATAAAAGTGCTGGGCAAGCCACATACCTTTACTGATACCGGCATGAAAGGTCTGACCTGGGTGTACTTCATGGCGCCATGGGGCATGCAGCTGGAGATTGTCAGCTACCCATTTGGCCAGGGGTACGAAAAAGAGATGGGGGGCAGAATGTGGGACCCACGCTACTAA
- the pqqA gene encoding pyrroloquinoline quinone precursor peptide PqqA, whose translation MNWTKPAYKDLRIGFEVTMYFAHR comes from the coding sequence ATGAACTGGACAAAACCAGCGTATAAAGATCTGAGAATTGGTTTCGAAGTCACAATGTACTTCGCACACCGCTAA
- a CDS encoding PQQ-binding-like beta-propeller repeat protein, which yields MILIDGDREVIKIKKLALSACITSTLALSCASAVNASSESPDDWPQYHRTSDAWRYSPLDQINSDNIDKLKVAWIHQPGDIQMGLQATPIVVDGIAYYIGPNNNVFALEAATGKQIWHYQADLDAIVDEVFYVAASRGVTVGHGNVYVGSLDGRFIALDQKTGKEKWSTQITDQEKCYGCLFSSPPQLAGDVLFGGTTGGDQPTQGKIFAVNAITGERMWTFDILKKDDPKSWPGDSGEVGGSGAWLPGTYDKKTDTIFIGTSNAAPDFYGAEREGDNKYSASLLALEPKTGKLKWAYQEIPHDVWDYDSAYEALSLNVDGKDVLVHLNKSGYVFVLEKATGKVENVWPLAENINFVKGIDPKTGELIGRVDMPEGKETTICPYLLGARSWNHGAYNPDTGLWYTNAMEVCNVVVPAPQEHESVGIAGLYLGVSKLVAVPPPGKKASARLDARDPITGKLKWSVDYPLPGLGSVLTTGGNLVFNGDPYGVIHGYNAENGKEIWNFNAGSGLRGGIVSYSVKGKQYILASTGFGSHAPGFMASAFPEVSGLPGGAALVAFTLED from the coding sequence ATGATATTGATAGATGGAGATCGAGAAGTGATTAAAATAAAAAAACTAGCGCTATCCGCATGTATTACGTCGACCCTTGCCTTGTCGTGCGCTTCGGCTGTGAATGCATCTTCAGAAAGCCCTGATGACTGGCCGCAATACCACCGAACGTCTGATGCATGGCGATATAGCCCATTGGATCAGATCAACTCGGATAACATTGATAAGCTTAAAGTGGCCTGGATTCATCAGCCGGGCGATATTCAGATGGGCTTGCAGGCAACGCCGATCGTGGTTGATGGCATTGCTTATTATATCGGGCCAAATAACAACGTATTTGCCCTGGAAGCGGCGACCGGTAAACAGATCTGGCACTATCAGGCTGATCTGGATGCGATTGTTGATGAGGTGTTCTATGTGGCCGCAAGTCGTGGCGTCACAGTCGGCCATGGGAACGTCTATGTCGGGTCTCTCGACGGGCGCTTTATTGCGCTTGATCAGAAAACTGGTAAAGAAAAGTGGTCAACTCAGATTACCGATCAGGAAAAGTGCTACGGCTGCCTGTTCTCCTCTCCACCACAGCTGGCGGGAGATGTCCTGTTCGGCGGAACCACCGGTGGTGACCAGCCAACTCAGGGTAAAATCTTCGCGGTCAATGCGATTACCGGCGAAAGGATGTGGACCTTCGATATTCTGAAAAAAGATGATCCGAAAAGCTGGCCAGGCGATTCCGGTGAAGTTGGCGGAAGCGGTGCCTGGTTGCCGGGTACCTACGATAAAAAAACTGACACCATCTTTATCGGTACTTCAAATGCGGCGCCTGATTTCTATGGTGCAGAGCGCGAAGGGGATAACAAATACAGTGCCAGCCTGCTGGCTCTCGAGCCTAAAACGGGTAAGTTGAAATGGGCTTATCAGGAGATTCCGCATGATGTCTGGGACTATGATTCAGCTTATGAAGCACTGAGTCTGAATGTCGACGGCAAAGATGTTTTAGTACATCTCAACAAAAGTGGTTACGTTTTTGTATTGGAGAAAGCTACCGGTAAGGTCGAGAACGTCTGGCCTTTGGCGGAGAATATCAACTTTGTTAAAGGTATCGATCCTAAAACCGGTGAGCTGATTGGCCGGGTTGATATGCCTGAAGGTAAAGAAACCACGATCTGTCCTTATCTATTGGGTGCCCGTAGCTGGAATCATGGAGCCTATAACCCCGATACAGGTCTCTGGTACACCAACGCGATGGAGGTGTGTAACGTTGTCGTTCCTGCACCTCAGGAACATGAGAGTGTCGGTATCGCCGGTCTCTATCTGGGGGTCAGTAAGCTGGTGGCGGTTCCGCCTCCGGGCAAGAAAGCTTCAGCCCGACTGGATGCACGTGACCCGATCACCGGTAAATTGAAATGGTCTGTTGATTACCCGCTTCCCGGTCTGGGTAGTGTTCTGACTACCGGCGGTAACCTGGTCTTTAATGGTGACCCCTACGGTGTGATCCACGGATATAACGCAGAGAATGGCAAAGAGATCTGGAACTTCAATGCCGGTTCCGGTCTTCGTGGCGGTATTGTCAGCTACTCAGTTAAGGGTAAACAGTACATTCTGGCTTCAACCGGATTTGGTTCCCATGCGCCAGGATTTATGGCGAGTGCTTTCCCTGAAGTCAGCGGATTACCCGGTGGTGCAGCCTTGGTTGCATTTACCCTGGAAGACTAG
- a CDS encoding cytochrome c, producing the protein MSVQLLTSIRYSVFLITLLSGVTYAVAPPVSDDGKTAKKKAQEDPEYIAEMKAKVFSKENSSVANGEHRFNQTCVYCHGHQGSGGKARKLQGREFDADYLFKTITKGKKRGSLVMPPWKRTFTPEERWELVTYILSLSEEK; encoded by the coding sequence ATGTCAGTTCAGTTATTAACATCGATACGCTATAGCGTATTCCTGATTACACTGCTGAGTGGGGTCACTTATGCCGTGGCGCCGCCGGTTAGCGATGATGGAAAAACTGCAAAGAAAAAAGCTCAGGAAGATCCTGAGTATATTGCCGAGATGAAGGCGAAAGTCTTTAGTAAAGAGAACAGTTCAGTTGCCAATGGTGAGCACCGGTTTAATCAGACCTGTGTTTACTGTCATGGACATCAGGGCTCAGGAGGAAAAGCCAGGAAACTTCAGGGACGTGAGTTTGATGCAGATTACCTTTTTAAAACAATCACAAAAGGAAAAAAACGCGGTTCATTAGTCATGCCACCGTGGAAAAGGACATTCACACCCGAAGAACGCTGGGAGTTGGTGACCTATATCCTGTCGTTAAGTGAAGAAAAGTAA
- a CDS encoding transporter substrate-binding domain-containing protein: protein MSIKIKRLTPRFHKRLSSVIISFIAWTFIAISPAANSQAISEIRASGEINLCANPEQMPFSKQADTPEGLQIDVARAIAEKLGVSLNVSWIFSKRQAKKVGCDFYAGVARLKGGDSKYLLITEPYLRLEFKLVTRDNGPVINSIDDLKPLVVGVSPGSIASHALTKNNIRIAVRFPDEASRLQALADGLIDAAVVTNVSAGWFQTGHGQLQVFDAEAVLSTGLNYDYALGLRKSDDNSRNRFNQLLAEMKNDGSLADILNRYGVK from the coding sequence ATGAGTATAAAAATAAAAAGACTGACGCCCCGATTTCATAAACGACTGAGTTCAGTGATTATCAGTTTTATCGCATGGACGTTTATCGCTATAAGTCCGGCTGCAAATTCGCAGGCAATCAGTGAGATCAGAGCAAGTGGTGAAATTAATCTGTGTGCAAATCCGGAACAGATGCCATTCTCTAAGCAGGCTGATACACCTGAAGGCCTGCAGATCGATGTGGCAAGGGCTATCGCTGAAAAGTTAGGCGTATCTCTGAATGTTTCCTGGATCTTTTCTAAGCGTCAGGCTAAGAAAGTGGGTTGTGATTTTTATGCTGGTGTTGCCCGGCTTAAAGGTGGCGATTCAAAATATCTGCTGATCACAGAACCCTATCTACGTCTTGAGTTTAAGCTGGTTACCCGTGATAACGGCCCGGTTATCAATAGTATCGATGATCTTAAACCGCTGGTGGTAGGGGTGTCGCCGGGCAGCATTGCATCCCATGCTTTAACTAAAAACAATATCCGTATTGCCGTACGCTTTCCTGATGAAGCCAGCCGTTTGCAGGCACTGGCTGATGGGCTAATTGACGCCGCCGTAGTGACCAATGTTTCCGCAGGATGGTTTCAGACCGGTCATGGACAGCTACAGGTGTTTGATGCCGAGGCTGTTCTCAGCACCGGACTGAATTACGATTATGCGCTGGGATTACGCAAGTCAGATGATAACTCCCGTAATCGTTTTAATCAGCTACTGGCCGAGATGAAGAATGATGGTTCATTGGCAGACATACTGAATCGTTATGGCGTCAAATAA
- a CDS encoding sigma-54-dependent Fis family transcriptional regulator, giving the protein MSSNTGYSDKNAKSVNIQEPEERDTDTATDKYIKSSWERCRDQYKMTPDANVELVSLSESEVRQRREPMEKLLSDSEEVFDKIRTVSKQSGYAVLITNTEGVVVKSYADSNISHDLEQKGLRQGTLWSEKTVGTNGLGTCLTECKPVTVFAEEHYGFNLHNFSCSAAPLISPDGTPFGALDISTYASGNRLYQALALNLVCETADEIEAIVFKNAYAHQRVISLSFSPLRPETTALIAVNDSDTIIAATTPLLLTLGCRDRYELVGRKFQEAFSHNSEHLESSDVVELYVRINAKSLKLFATLLHHSASETQAKSSQSTLSKRSEPNSLAAKTEVAGNQAEDSPLFNAAGKEPLLLKQASRCQRIVNKGISILLQGETGTGKEVWARALHQSSERADKPFITLNCAAIPESLIESELFGYGAGTFTGGLKTGKVGKIQASNGGTLFLDEIGDMPIELQASLLRVLAESEIIPLGEVNPVKVSLNVICATHRDLKELVSSGDFREDLFYRISGFQVALPSLREREDQPVIIEKVLRALCLDEENAENVQVAPEALKVLCRYQWPGNIRQLKNVLQYAMCMREGDLIQLDDLPDEVFAEPATIEHQADQFSYAPPSRMVSMAGVAEEGTEPQTLSEKEELEQVLEQHRWVVTRAAKALGISRSTLHRKIKKYNLFIDEAAGQLDSMS; this is encoded by the coding sequence ATGTCTTCAAATACAGGTTATTCTGATAAGAATGCGAAGTCTGTAAACATACAGGAGCCAGAAGAGAGGGATACCGATACCGCTACTGATAAGTATATTAAGAGCTCCTGGGAACGGTGTCGTGATCAATACAAGATGACCCCAGACGCCAATGTAGAGCTGGTTTCGCTTTCTGAGTCTGAAGTCAGGCAGCGCCGGGAACCGATGGAAAAGCTGTTGAGCGATTCCGAAGAGGTGTTTGATAAGATCAGAACAGTATCAAAGCAGAGTGGTTATGCGGTTCTGATAACGAACACTGAAGGTGTGGTTGTTAAATCCTATGCGGATTCCAATATTAGTCATGATCTGGAGCAGAAAGGTCTGCGTCAGGGAACCTTGTGGTCAGAAAAAACGGTCGGTACGAATGGCCTTGGAACCTGTTTAACCGAGTGCAAACCAGTAACCGTGTTTGCTGAAGAGCATTATGGCTTTAATCTGCATAATTTCAGCTGCTCCGCTGCGCCGTTAATCTCTCCGGATGGTACGCCATTTGGAGCCCTGGATATCTCTACCTATGCGTCTGGAAACCGACTTTATCAGGCTTTAGCGCTCAATCTTGTGTGTGAGACCGCAGATGAAATTGAGGCGATCGTTTTTAAAAATGCGTATGCACATCAGCGTGTCATCAGCTTATCCTTTTCTCCGCTTCGACCCGAGACAACAGCGCTTATTGCGGTCAATGACAGCGATACAATTATCGCTGCGACAACGCCGCTGCTGCTGACACTGGGGTGCCGGGACCGTTATGAATTAGTCGGTCGCAAGTTTCAGGAAGCATTCAGCCATAATTCAGAGCATCTGGAGTCATCAGATGTCGTCGAACTTTACGTCCGGATTAATGCTAAGTCGCTAAAACTTTTTGCGACCCTGTTACATCATTCAGCCTCTGAAACGCAGGCGAAATCCTCTCAGAGTACTCTGTCAAAACGCTCGGAACCTAATAGTCTCGCGGCTAAAACAGAGGTTGCCGGAAATCAGGCTGAGGATTCACCTCTGTTTAATGCAGCAGGAAAAGAGCCGCTGTTATTGAAGCAGGCCAGTCGTTGTCAGCGTATCGTGAACAAGGGTATCAGCATCCTGCTGCAGGGAGAAACCGGTACCGGTAAAGAGGTGTGGGCCCGGGCGCTGCATCAAAGCAGTGAGCGTGCAGACAAGCCGTTTATAACGCTTAATTGTGCTGCGATTCCTGAATCGCTGATTGAAAGTGAATTGTTTGGTTATGGTGCCGGTACCTTTACCGGGGGATTGAAAACCGGCAAGGTGGGTAAGATTCAGGCCAGTAATGGCGGCACCCTGTTTCTCGATGAAATCGGCGACATGCCCATCGAGCTGCAAGCCAGTTTGCTCAGAGTGCTTGCTGAAAGTGAGATCATCCCGCTGGGCGAGGTGAACCCTGTAAAGGTCAGTCTGAATGTTATTTGTGCGACTCACCGTGATCTGAAAGAGCTGGTCAGCAGTGGCGATTTCCGGGAAGACCTGTTCTACCGCATCAGTGGTTTTCAGGTTGCTTTGCCAAGTTTGCGCGAACGGGAAGACCAGCCGGTTATTATCGAGAAAGTATTGCGTGCTCTCTGTCTGGATGAAGAGAATGCTGAAAACGTACAGGTCGCTCCCGAGGCTTTGAAAGTACTGTGTCGCTATCAGTGGCCGGGCAATATCCGTCAGCTGAAAAATGTACTCCAGTACGCTATGTGTATGCGTGAGGGAGATCTTATTCAGCTTGATGACCTGCCTGATGAGGTGTTTGCCGAACCTGCCACTATTGAACATCAGGCAGACCAGTTTTCTTATGCTCCTCCATCCCGCATGGTATCGATGGCGGGTGTGGCAGAGGAGGGGACGGAACCGCAGACGCTATCTGAAAAGGAAGAGTTGGAGCAAGTGCTTGAACAACATCGCTGGGTCGTCACCCGTGCGGCAAAGGCGTTGGGCATTAGCCGTTCAACATTACACCGTAAGATAAAAAAGTATAACCTCTTCATTGATGAAGCCGCCGGGCAGTTGGATTCTATGTCTTAG